One region of Triticum aestivum cultivar Chinese Spring chromosome 6B, IWGSC CS RefSeq v2.1, whole genome shotgun sequence genomic DNA includes:
- the LOC123135418 gene encoding uncharacterized protein, with product MLCLRLRLRCRALSQLLSSSPSASPISHLLGYHSRLLSAAAPVVSPNPSFAVEEYLVSTCGLARAQAFKASVKLSHLKSPSNPDAVLAFLAGLGLSGADVAALVARNPQVLCAGVERTLAPNVAALTGLGLSRSDIARLVSVAGNHFCCRSIVANIQYCLCLLGSYENLLSAIKRNFYILSSDLERVIKPNVAVLREFGLGPCDIAKLCASQPWLLTCNVERIRAMAVSVQGLGVPRGSGMFRHALDAVAFVSKEKIAAKVEHLKKTFRWSDAEVGIAVCKAPQVLHRSKESLQRRSEFLISDLGLEPAYIARRSVMLLYSLEGRLRPRSYVVKFLKANGLLDPDRDLYTAVTLSEKVFMEKFICPHKEAAPHLAEDYAAACRGELMANFRFT from the coding sequence atgctctgcctccgcctccgcctccgatgTCGCGCCCTCTCCCAGCTCCTCTCATCGTCCCCCTCCGCCTCTCCCATCTCCCACCTCCTCGGCTACCACAGCCGCCTCCTCTCAGCGGCCGCGCCCGTCGTCTCCCCGAACCCTAGCTTCGCCGTCGAGGAGTACCTCGTCTCCACCTGCGGCCTCGCCCGAGCGCAGGCCTTCAAGGCCTCCGTCAAGCTCTCCCACCTCAAGTCCCCCTCCAACCCCGACGCCGtcctcgccttcctcgccggcctcggcctctccgGCGCCGATGTGGCCGCCCTGGTCGCCAGGAACCCCCAGGTGCTCTGCGCCGGCGTGGAGAGGACCCTGGCCCCCAACGTCGCCGCGCTCACCGGCCTCGGCCTCTCGCGCTCCGACATCGCGCGCCTCGTCTCGGTTGCCGGCAACCACTTCTGCTGTAGATCCATCGTCGCCAATATACAGTACTGCCTGTGCCTGCTCGGGTCCTACGAGAATCTCCTCTCTGCTATCAAGCGCAATTTCTACATTCTCTCGTCCGACCTTGAGAGAGTGATCAAGCCCAATGTCGCAGTCCTGCGAGAGTTTGGGCTTGGTCCTTGTGATATTGCCAAGCTGTGTGCCTCTCAGCCATGGTTGCTCACCTGCAACGTAGAGCGTATCCGGGCGATGGCGGTGAGCGTCCAAGGTCTGGGTGTGCCCCGTGGATCTGGGATGTTTAGGCATGCGCTGGATGCTGTTGCATTCGTCAGCAAGGAGAAAATCGCCGCCAAAGTGGAGCACCTGAAGAAAACATTCAGGTGGTCGGATGCTGAGGTGGGCATTGCTGTTTGTAAGGCTCCACAGGTACTGCACAGGTCCAAGGAATCGCTGCAGAGAAGGTCAGAGTTCCTCATCTCCGATTTGGGGTTGGAACCCGCATACATTGCTCGTCGCTCGGTGATGCTCTTGTACAGCCTGGAGGGCCGGCTAAGGCCCCGGAGCTACGTCGTTAAGTTTCTTAAGGCAAATGGATTGCTAGATCCCGACCGGGACTTGTATACCGCAGTCACACTGAGTGAGAAGGTATTCATGGAGAAGTTCATATGCCCTCACAAGGAAGCTGCACCCCACCTTGCTGAAGATTATGCAGCAGCTTGCAGAGGGGAATTGATGGCTAATTTCAGATTTACATGA
- the LOC123133163 gene encoding transcription termination factor MTERF8, chloroplastic isoform X1: MLRRRGRVLIRKLSTPSAATTSPLHRIICAAAPPQAHARSCILSSLRRLISGATAPGISPTSGFAVEEYLVDTCGLTRPQALKASPKLSHLRSAANPDAVLAFLAGRGLSGADVAALVAKDPKFLCTKVDKGLSPIVTGLSGLGLSDPDMARLLSLAPHKFRCRSIVAKLHYYLPLFGGSSEKLLRAINFNTNLLCCKRRVELNVAFLRECGLGDPDIAKLCSSIPRMVTTNLERVQTMVALTEGLGVSRGSGMFRHALSAVAFLDEKKIAAKVDHLKKTLGWSDVEVSIALPKAPFLLAKSNESLQHGSEFLISEVGLKPAYIARRPVLLCYSLEGRMRPRYYVVKFLKENGLLKRDPSYYTVFKETEKYFVEKFICPHKEAAPHLAEDYAAACGGEVPARFRFTG; encoded by the exons atgcTCCGGCGCCGAGGCCGCGTCCTCATCCGGAAGCTCTCCActccctccgccgccaccacctcccctcTCCACCGCATCATATGCGCCGCCGCCCCACCACAGGCACACGCTCGGAGCTGCATCCTCTCCTCTCTCCGCCGCCTCATCTCCGGCGCCACAGCCCCCGGCATCTCCCCGACCTCTGGGTTCGCCGTGGAGGAGTACCTTGTCGACACCTGCGGCCTCACCCGACCCCAGGCACTGAAGGCTTCCCCCAAGCTGTCCCACCTCAGGTCCGCCGCCAACCCCGACGCCGTGctcgccttcctcgccggccgcggcctctccggcgccgacgtcgccgccctcgtcgccaaGGACCCCAAGTTCCTCTGCACCAAGGTCGACAAGGGCCTGTCCCCCATCGTCACGGGGCTCTCCGGCCTCGGCCTGTCAGATCCCGACATGGCGCGCCTCCTCTCGCTCGCCCCACACAAATTCCGCTGCAGATCCATCGTCGCCAAGCTGCACTACTACCTGCCCCTCTTTGGCGGCTCCTCGGAGAAGCTGCTCCGGGCCATCAACTTCAACACCAACCTCCTCTGCTGCAAGAGGAGGGTGGAGCTCAACGTCGCCTTCCTGCGCGAGTGCGGGCTGGGTGATCCCGACATTGCCAAGCTGTGCAGCTCGATACCGAGGATGGTCACCACCAACCTGGAGCGTGTCCAGACAATGGTGGCGTTGACCGAAGGCCTCGGCGTGTCCCGGGGGTCCGGGATGTTCAGGCATGCTCTCAGTGCCGTCGCGTTCCTCGACGAGAAGAAGATCGCGGCCAAAGTGGATCACCTGAAGAAGACGCTAGGGTGGTCGGATGTCGAGGTGAGCATTGCTCTGCCTAAGGCCCCGTTTTTGCTCGCCAAGTCGAATGAATCGCTGCAGCACGGGTCCGAGTTCCTCATCTCTGAGGTGGGGTTGAAACCGGCGTACATTGCTCGTCGGCCGGTACTGCTCTGTTACAGCCTAGAGGGCCGGATGAGACCTCGGTACTACGTTGTGAAGTTTCTCAAGGAAAATGGATTGCTCAAGCGTGACCCCAGCTACTATACTGTTTTCAAGGAGACCGAGAAGTATTTCGTGGAGAAGTTCATATGCCCTCACAAGGAAGCTGCACCACACCTTGCTGAAGATTATGCTGCCGCTTGCGGAGGGGAAGTGCCCGCTAGATTTAGATTTACAG GATAG
- the LOC123133163 gene encoding uncharacterized protein isoform X2: MLRRRGRVLIRKLSTPSAATTSPLHRIICAAAPPQAHARSCILSSLRRLISGATAPGISPTSGFAVEEYLVDTCGLTRPQALKASPKLSHLRSAANPDAVLAFLAGRGLSGADVAALVAKDPKFLCTKVDKGLSPIVTGLSGLGLSDPDMARLLSLAPHKFRCRSIVAKLHYYLPLFGGSSEKLLRAINFNTNLLCCKRRVELNVAFLRECGLGDPDIAKLCSSIPRMVTTNLERVQTMVALTEGLGVSRGSGMFRHALSAVAFLDEKKIAAKVDHLKKTLGWSDVEDSWLRHQRKVGHKL; encoded by the exons atgcTCCGGCGCCGAGGCCGCGTCCTCATCCGGAAGCTCTCCActccctccgccgccaccacctcccctcTCCACCGCATCATATGCGCCGCCGCCCCACCACAGGCACACGCTCGGAGCTGCATCCTCTCCTCTCTCCGCCGCCTCATCTCCGGCGCCACAGCCCCCGGCATCTCCCCGACCTCTGGGTTCGCCGTGGAGGAGTACCTTGTCGACACCTGCGGCCTCACCCGACCCCAGGCACTGAAGGCTTCCCCCAAGCTGTCCCACCTCAGGTCCGCCGCCAACCCCGACGCCGTGctcgccttcctcgccggccgcggcctctccggcgccgacgtcgccgccctcgtcgccaaGGACCCCAAGTTCCTCTGCACCAAGGTCGACAAGGGCCTGTCCCCCATCGTCACGGGGCTCTCCGGCCTCGGCCTGTCAGATCCCGACATGGCGCGCCTCCTCTCGCTCGCCCCACACAAATTCCGCTGCAGATCCATCGTCGCCAAGCTGCACTACTACCTGCCCCTCTTTGGCGGCTCCTCGGAGAAGCTGCTCCGGGCCATCAACTTCAACACCAACCTCCTCTGCTGCAAGAGGAGGGTGGAGCTCAACGTCGCCTTCCTGCGCGAGTGCGGGCTGGGTGATCCCGACATTGCCAAGCTGTGCAGCTCGATACCGAGGATGGTCACCACCAACCTGGAGCGTGTCCAGACAATGGTGGCGTTGACCGAAGGCCTCGGCGTGTCCCGGGGGTCCGGGATGTTCAGGCATGCTCTCAGTGCCGTCGCGTTCCTCGACGAGAAGAAGATCGCGGCCAAAGTGGATCACCTGAAGAAGACGCTAGGGTGGTCGGATGTCGAG GATAGTTGGTTGCGGCATCAGAGAAAGGTAGGTCACAAGCTGTAG